A DNA window from Peromyscus leucopus breed LL Stock chromosome 3, UCI_PerLeu_2.1, whole genome shotgun sequence contains the following coding sequences:
- the LOC114687985 gene encoding DNA/RNA-binding protein KIN17-like has translation MGKSDFLSPKAIANRIKSKGLQKLRWYCQMCQKQCRDENGFKCHCVSESHQRQLLLASENPQRFMDYFSEEFRNDFLELLRRCFGTKRVHNNIVYNEYIGHRDHIHMNATQWETLTDFTKWLGREGFCKVDETPKGWYIQYIDRDPETIRRQLELEKKKTQHLDDEEKTARFIEEQVRRGLEGKEQETPVFTELSRENNEEKVTFNLNKGAGRSSGAISIKSSSLGPSALKMQGSAVSVRRKESSQSSAQPAKKKKKSALDEIMELEEEKRRTVRTDAWLQPGIVVKIITKKLGEKYHKKGVVKEVIDRHTAVVKMIDSGDRLKLDQTHLETVIPAPGKRILVLNGGYRGNEGTLESINEKAFSATVVIETGPLKGRRVEGIQYEDISKLA, from the coding sequence ATGGGCAAGTCGGATTTCCTGAGCCCCAAGGCCATCGCGAATAGAATTAAGTCCAAAGGACTCCAGAAGCTTCGCTGGTACTGCCAGATGTGCCAGAAACAGTGCCGGGACGAGAATGGCTTTAAGTGTCACTGTGTGTCTGAATCTCATCAAAGACAACTGTTGCTGGCTTCAGAAAACCCTCAGCGGTTTATGGATTATTTTTCAGAGGAATTCCGAAATGACTTTCTGGAACTTTTGAGGAGATGCTTTGGCACTAAGAGAGTCCACAACAATATTGTCTACAATGAATACATCGGCCATCGAGACCACATCCATATGAACGCCACTCAGTGGGAAACGCTGACCGACTTTACCaagtggctgggcagagagggcTTCTGTAAAGTGGACGAGACACCAAAGGGTTGGTACATCCAGTACATAGACAGAGACCCGGAAACTATTCGCCGGCAACTGGAGTTAGAAAAGAAGAAGACGCAGCATCTTGATGATGAAGAAAAGACTGCCAGATTCATTGAGGAGCAGGTGAGAAGAGGTCTGGAGGGAAAAGAGCAGGAGACGCCCGTTTTTACAGAATTAAGCcgagaaaataatgaagaaaaagtcACATTCAATCTGAATAAAGGAGCAGGCCGCTCATCGGGAGCAATATCGATCAAGTCAAGCTCTTTGGGACCGAGTGCACTGAAGATGCAGGGAAGTGCAGTCTCAGTGAGACGGAAAGAGTCTTCCCAGAGCTCGGCTCAGcctgcaaagaagaaaaagaagtccgCACTGGACGAAATCATGGAGcttgaagaggaaaagagaagaactGTGCGAACAGACGCCTGGCTACAGCCTGGAATCGTTGTGAAAATTATAACCAAGAAACTTGGAGAGAAATACCACAAGAAGGGTGTGGTTAAGGAAGTGATTGACAGACACACAGCTGTGGTAAAGATGATTGACTCAGGAGACAGGCTGAAACTGGACCAGACTCATCTAGAGACTGTCATTCCAGCACCGGGGAAAAGAATTCTAGTTTTGAATGGTGGCTACAGAGGGAATGAAGGCACCCTGGAATCCATCAATGAAAAGGCCTTTTCAGCCACCGTAGTCATTGAAACCGGACCTTTGAAAGGACGCAGAGTGGAAGGGATCCAGTATGAAGACATATCTAAACTAGCTTGA